The sequence ATTGCGCCACAGAACCTGTATAATCAAGATTTGAAATTGAAGTCGAGTTGTTTGCGGCATCAAATGACAAAGTTGTCGGTTTGTACAGCTCCATAATAATGTTCAATTTTACACCTCCATTGTTCGCAATGATGTTAGATTTATGTGTATAAATCGACATTTTTAAACGAGGATCTCTATTTGCAAATGGATTTTTAGGATCATAGCCAGAACCTGGTTCGTCAATTCTTTTTCCGTTTGCCATTTCAAAAGTATCCACTAACAATTGAGTAGGGAATCTTCCTGATTGTCCTCCTACTGTTCTTGCCATTTCACCAAATGACTGGTAATGTGTCTTTTTTGATGCTTGATCAGAATAAGCAAGTGCAAAAATATTTTCTCTTTTTGCTGGTCCAGTAAGTTGTCCTGCTCTTGTAAATAAATCATCAAAATTTGGTGCTAAACCTCTTCCAGATTCTTGAATAATTCTTCTTGAAGTTTGGGCTGCAATGTCAAAATAATATGCCGCTTTTGCCGCATTTTTCGTTCCCTTTTGGCCAAAACCTTCTTTGCACCAAGATCCAGCGTACAAAGCAATTCTAGCTTTTAGACCCAAAGCGTACGATTTATCGGCACGCCCTAGTTCTGTAGCTTGCCAAGGCAATTGAGTACTAGCTTCTTCAAGATCGTTTAATAAATAATCAACAATTTCCATCCAAGGTTTTCTTGTTGCGTTTTTTTGCTCTTCTGGTGTAACCGACTTTGTAAAGAAAGGCACATCTCCATATAAAGAAATCAAGTAATGATAGTGAGTCGCTCTGATTACTTTATTTTCTGCTACATATTGTTTTGCTTTATCGCTTAAACCATCAATATATGGTGCAGAACCTTCAATAACCGTATTTGCTCTGGCAACTCCTTTATAAAAGTTAGCCCATTGTGCTTCTACAATAAAGTTGTTTTCCAAGTTTACGTTGTTTACTCCAATCGAGCTGTTATCGGCTCTTTCAATTCCCATTGGAGTGTACATGTCATAAAGCGTGAAAAACGGCAATTGGCTGCTTTCCATGTATAAACCTTGATAAGAACCGTTCGTACCTTGCTTAATTGCTGCTTCGTTGTTGTAAAAGTTTGAGGATAAATAATCACTCAAAGGCTCTTTGTCTATATAGTCATCACAAGATCCTAACCCAACGATAAGGCTTAATCCTATAACTGTTTTCTTAATTAAATTCATCTTGTTAAAATTTTAAATTAGCACCTACTGTTACCGTCTGCATGATTGGATAAAACTCTCCTCCTAAATTTCCTCCATAGCTTACTTCTGGATCATAACCTGGGAAGAAATGACTCAAAGTCCACAAGTTTTGTCCGCTTACATAAAGACGAAGACCATCAATATGAGCTTTTTCTAAAAATGTTTTTGGAAGACTGTATCCTAAAACAATATTTTTCAATCTTAAGTAAGCTCCGTTTTTAACCCATTTGTCTGATGCAACAAAGTTATCAGCAGAGTTCGCTTCAGGAACTAAAATTGGATACTCGGCATCTTGATGATCAGGTGTCCAAGAATCTACTTGATGTGCAAATAAGTTTGATCCGTTGAAGAATGGTCTTACTCCAATACCGCTCATCAATACTTTGCGTTCTCCAACTCCTTGGAAAAAGCAAGTCAAATCAAAGTTTTTATAACTTGCTGTCAAATTCAATCCGTACTCATAATGAGGAAATGGATCTCCTAAATACACTTTGTCATTTTCTGTAATAAGAGTAGGATTTGCTCCAGTTGGATCCATTTTTACATACTTCACATAACCTGGTTTTGTTGCATTAGATAATTTTGGAGAATTTGCTACATCGGCAGCATCTACATAATATCCATCTGTTTTATAACCCCAAATTCCGCCGTTAGGATATCCTACAGTAACAGATCTGTCTGAGTTTGGTCCGTATAATTTTGTAATCTCATTTTCATTATTGCTCAAGTTTCCTGTTACGCTGTAGTTAAAATCTCCAATGTGATTTTTGTACGTAAGACTAACTTCCCAACCTTTATTCTGCATATCTCCAGCATTAGTATAAGTTGCGTTAAGTCCTGTATAATAAGTCACTGGATAAACCAAAAGCATATCGTAAACGTCTTTTATGTAATAATCAAACGTAGCAGAAAGTTTTCTGTTGAAGAAAGTAGCATCAAGCCCAAAATCAGTCTGTTTTGATTTTTCCCATGTAATATTAGGATTCGATAATGTAGTTTGCGCTACACCTTGAGCTAATTGTTTGTCAAGCCAATAGCTATATCCCGGCTGAATTGTTGATGCATAAGGATAGTTTCCGATATCTTGATTTCCTAAAGTTCCTACAGAAGCTCTTAGCTTGAAATCACTTACATAATCCAAGATTGGCTCCATAAATTTCTCTTTGCTCACCATCCATCCAGCAGAGAAAGATGGGAAGAATCCCCAACGTTGTCCTTCACTAAATCTAGAAGAACCATCGTAACGGCCAGTTACTTCAAACAGATATTTTCCACCAAAATCATAATTAAATCTTCCATAAAAAGAAGACATAGCCCATTCTGTTGCTCCACCTGTTGCTGATGCTGTAGCTCCGTCGCCGTTTACTAAATAATATCTTTCTAAGTCAAAACCATTTTTGCTAGCGCTTATATCTTTAAGAATGTTATTCTCGCTTTGCGTTCCTGCCATTATTTTAAAATCATGCTCTCCGAAAGTTTTAGCATATGAAGCTTGTGCTCTAAAATAGTTGCGAACATTGGCACTATAAGCCTCCGTAACACCATCTCTAGCTGGGTAAAAACCTTGTACCACACCTTTTAATGAAGTCATATATGGAGTTGTGATAAACGTACCTCTGTTTTCAGTTTTTCTGTAGCTATACTGTGCTAATAATTCCAACCCGCTTGCTGGAGTAGCAATCAAGGTAGCGTTTAACAAAATCTCTGGTCTTTCAATTGTCTGGCTTCCTGAAGCTTCTGCATTTGCCACAGGATTGTCTCCATTTTTGCCATATCCCCAATTACCATCAATTTCTTTAACTGCAGAAAGCGTTGGCAACATATACAATGCTTTGTTTATGATTCCTTTTGGAGTTGAAATTCCAGGTGTTAACTGAGTAGAAGTTCTATATGAAATTTCATTGTTTAATTTTAACCACTCATTAATTTTTGCATCAGTATTTAATCTGACATTGATTCTTTTGAAATTATTATTTTCAATTAAACCATCTTGCTTAAGAGAAGTTAAAGCTCCAAAATATTTAATGTCTTTTCCTCCTCCAGACAATGAAATGTTGTTA comes from Flavobacterium sp. KACC 22761 and encodes:
- a CDS encoding TonB-dependent receptor, which gives rise to MKKGILFLMFCLVSLFAEAQTRQLKGVITDSDGMPLVGANVLIQGSKTGASTDFNGSFQLDVPNQKTTLLVSYIGFKDMTVDATGKTSIKIQMQSVTNQMQEVVVVGYGTQKKATLTGAIGIVKGADLNKRAVASLSTGLQGTIAGVTVQQTSGEPGSDGSNIRIRGIGSVNSSTFPLVLVDGIEMDINQVDMNTVENVSVLKDAASASIYGSRASNGVILITTKRGKDGKMKVSLDAYTSIQSPTNMPVVLKAADYLQAELNSLDNAGVTIPADQRAAREQMIADQRNYKPDNWNRYDTDWKDATIKKSAIMTNNNISLSGGGKDIKYFGALTSLKQDGLIENNNFKRINVRLNTDAKINEWLKLNNEISYRTSTQLTPGISTPKGIINKALYMLPTLSAVKEIDGNWGYGKNGDNPVANAEASGSQTIERPEILLNATLIATPASGLELLAQYSYRKTENRGTFITTPYMTSLKGVVQGFYPARDGVTEAYSANVRNYFRAQASYAKTFGEHDFKIMAGTQSENNILKDISASKNGFDLERYYLVNGDGATASATGGATEWAMSSFYGRFNYDFGGKYLFEVTGRYDGSSRFSEGQRWGFFPSFSAGWMVSKEKFMEPILDYVSDFKLRASVGTLGNQDIGNYPYASTIQPGYSYWLDKQLAQGVAQTTLSNPNITWEKSKQTDFGLDATFFNRKLSATFDYYIKDVYDMLLVYPVTYYTGLNATYTNAGDMQNKGWEVSLTYKNHIGDFNYSVTGNLSNNENEITKLYGPNSDRSVTVGYPNGGIWGYKTDGYYVDAADVANSPKLSNATKPGYVKYVKMDPTGANPTLITENDKVYLGDPFPHYEYGLNLTASYKNFDLTCFFQGVGERKVLMSGIGVRPFFNGSNLFAHQVDSWTPDHQDAEYPILVPEANSADNFVASDKWVKNGAYLRLKNIVLGYSLPKTFLEKAHIDGLRLYVSGQNLWTLSHFFPGYDPEVSYGGNLGGEFYPIMQTVTVGANLKF
- a CDS encoding RagB/SusD family nutrient uptake outer membrane protein, translated to MNLIKKTVIGLSLIVGLGSCDDYIDKEPLSDYLSSNFYNNEAAIKQGTNGSYQGLYMESSQLPFFTLYDMYTPMGIERADNSSIGVNNVNLENNFIVEAQWANFYKGVARANTVIEGSAPYIDGLSDKAKQYVAENKVIRATHYHYLISLYGDVPFFTKSVTPEEQKNATRKPWMEIVDYLLNDLEEASTQLPWQATELGRADKSYALGLKARIALYAGSWCKEGFGQKGTKNAAKAAYYFDIAAQTSRRIIQESGRGLAPNFDDLFTRAGQLTGPAKRENIFALAYSDQASKKTHYQSFGEMARTVGGQSGRFPTQLLVDTFEMANGKRIDEPGSGYDPKNPFANRDPRLKMSIYTHKSNIIANNGGVKLNIIMELYKPTTLSFDAANNSTSISNLDYTGSVAQYGYIQSGVGYLWRKYNYFNDEIVSEPSYNILMMRYAEILLMYAEAKIELNQIDGTVTGAINEVRARVNMPATTLTDQAKLRQLVRRERKVELIREAGLHFFDMRRWRTGALENAEKTYGFPIATGVNAATNTYPDGYTQVTADMVPTYGAAGSDRDLNDLALYGAYGSKLRQRDADRPNNWNDKFYLWPIPQVERNKAPQLTQNDGYGQ